In Polaromonas sp. JS666, one genomic interval encodes:
- the mutM gene encoding bifunctional DNA-formamidopyrimidine glycosylase/DNA-(apurinic or apyrimidinic site) lyase, with product MPELPEVEVTRLSFAGRIAGARIEAVSMGKPLRWPLGCSPQQLVGLRVLAVRRRGKYLLVDLSDGLLLIHLGMSGSVSFGSSLSSPGKHDHFDMVTSLGTLRLNDPRRFGAVVYAGDEHDAVAHKLLGRLGVEPLSDAFDAALFHQALKPRQTPIKQVLLGGEAVVGVGNIYASEALFLAGIRPTTKASRISKPRAALLHRAIRQVLTQAVTKGGSTLRDFSNAQGEAGHFQLDAMVYDRAGMPCKVCGSPIKSIRQGQRSTFYCVSCQKP from the coding sequence ATGCCCGAACTGCCCGAAGTTGAAGTCACCCGCCTGAGTTTTGCAGGCCGCATTGCAGGTGCCCGCATCGAAGCGGTGTCCATGGGCAAACCGCTGCGCTGGCCGCTGGGCTGCAGCCCGCAGCAACTCGTGGGCCTGCGGGTGCTGGCCGTGCGGCGCCGCGGCAAGTACCTGCTGGTCGACCTGAGCGATGGCCTGTTGCTGATTCACCTGGGCATGTCGGGCAGCGTCAGCTTTGGCTCGAGTCTGTCTTCGCCCGGCAAGCATGATCACTTTGACATGGTGACCAGCCTTGGAACCTTGCGCCTGAACGACCCGCGCCGTTTCGGCGCGGTAGTGTATGCCGGAGACGAGCACGACGCTGTGGCCCACAAGCTCCTGGGCCGGCTGGGCGTCGAGCCGCTCAGCGACGCTTTTGACGCGGCGCTGTTCCACCAGGCGCTCAAGCCCAGGCAGACCCCCATCAAGCAGGTCTTGCTGGGCGGTGAAGCAGTGGTTGGCGTGGGCAATATATACGCCTCGGAGGCGCTGTTTCTGGCCGGTATCCGGCCTACCACCAAGGCGTCCCGCATCAGCAAACCGCGCGCAGCGTTGCTCCACCGCGCCATTCGGCAGGTATTGACACAGGCCGTTACAAAAGGGGGGAGCACCCTCAGGGACTTTTCCAATGCCCAGGGCGAGGCCGGTCATTTTCAGCTCGACGCCATGGTGTACGACCGTGCGGGCATGCCCTGCAAGGTGTGCGGATCGCCCATCAAAAGCATCCGGCAGGGCCAGCGATCGACTTTTTATTGCGTCAGTTGCCAGAAACCGTGA
- a CDS encoding dynamin family protein — protein MSFNEKFDQHGAWRRGFALRLKLLAEWMKDHDLLDAAVEERLHRLESQVRSDKVMVAFVAEFSRGKSELINAIFFAGYGRRIMPASAGRTTMCPTELGYDADVPPCLRLLPIETRLKSQALMEWRMVPEKWTRVDLDVNDPAQLAQALEKVAEVRHVTQEEARLLGFWNDSTPEDNPLVGADGLIEVPKWRHALINIAHPLLKQGLVILDTPGLNAIGAEPELTVSLIPQAHAVVFILAADTGVTKSDLSIWREHLITEGDASDARLVVLNKIDTMWDALSTPEQVQAQIDRQRVTSAEILGLPESQVIPVSAQKGLLAKVTGDKALLQASRLPVLELALAQGVMGQRQKILRTAVAGGIGELRIEAGRAMHIRRRDLAEQMIELRGLRGKNISVIKHMRTRIEQEQGEFDTSGAKIHAVRSVHLKLLREMFTLLSTPTLKAELAELTATLKKSGIKLGVRKAYGQTFSRLREGLQKCQILSGEIQSMLTASFRQLNAEFSFSLQAPKEPELVRYVNDLELIQRSHLQYLGVSNILKLSQAEFSERLVRALATRLRVVYESALGEVELWNKSAASQLDAQLRERRRNFGRRLEAIERIQQAASGLDERIAEIEDQENVLNELDTKLKELTEHLMGGPATHPKAEEPAVAMEQAAMSQAA, from the coding sequence ATGTCTTTTAACGAAAAATTTGACCAGCACGGCGCATGGCGACGCGGATTTGCCCTGCGGCTGAAGTTGCTTGCCGAGTGGATGAAAGACCACGACCTGCTCGACGCGGCAGTGGAAGAGCGGCTGCACAGGCTGGAGTCGCAGGTGCGCTCCGACAAGGTCATGGTGGCTTTTGTGGCGGAATTTTCGCGTGGCAAATCCGAGCTGATCAATGCCATCTTCTTTGCCGGCTATGGCCGCCGCATCATGCCGGCGAGCGCTGGCCGCACTACCATGTGCCCGACCGAGCTGGGCTACGACGCCGATGTGCCACCCTGCCTGCGCCTGTTGCCGATCGAGACGCGCCTGAAGTCCCAGGCGCTGATGGAATGGCGCATGGTGCCCGAAAAGTGGACGCGCGTTGACCTGGACGTGAACGACCCGGCCCAGCTGGCGCAGGCCCTCGAGAAGGTCGCCGAGGTTCGGCATGTCACCCAGGAAGAGGCCCGCTTGCTCGGATTCTGGAACGACAGCACGCCGGAAGACAACCCCCTGGTGGGCGCCGATGGCTTGATCGAAGTGCCGAAGTGGCGTCATGCGCTGATCAACATCGCGCATCCGCTGCTCAAGCAGGGTCTGGTTATCCTCGATACGCCGGGCCTGAATGCGATAGGCGCCGAGCCTGAGCTGACCGTCAGCCTGATCCCTCAGGCGCATGCGGTGGTGTTCATCCTCGCCGCTGATACCGGTGTGACCAAATCCGACCTGTCCATCTGGCGCGAACACCTGATCACCGAGGGTGACGCCAGCGACGCGCGCCTGGTGGTGCTGAACAAGATCGACACCATGTGGGATGCCTTGAGCACACCCGAGCAGGTGCAGGCGCAAATTGACCGGCAAAGGGTGACATCGGCCGAAATCCTGGGGCTGCCCGAGTCGCAGGTCATTCCGGTTTCTGCGCAAAAAGGATTGCTTGCCAAGGTGACGGGCGACAAGGCGCTTTTGCAGGCCAGCCGCTTGCCGGTGCTTGAGCTCGCATTGGCCCAGGGCGTGATGGGCCAGCGCCAGAAGATCCTGCGCACGGCAGTGGCCGGCGGTATTGGCGAGCTGAGAATCGAGGCGGGGCGCGCCATGCACATTCGCCGGCGTGACCTGGCCGAGCAGATGATCGAGCTGCGCGGCCTGAGAGGCAAGAACATCTCCGTGATCAAGCACATGCGCACGCGCATCGAGCAGGAGCAGGGCGAATTTGACACCAGCGGCGCCAAAATACATGCCGTGCGGTCCGTGCACCTCAAATTGCTTCGGGAAATGTTTACCCTGCTCAGCACGCCAACGCTGAAGGCCGAGTTGGCCGAACTGACGGCGACGCTCAAGAAGTCGGGTATCAAACTCGGCGTGAGGAAGGCTTACGGCCAGACCTTTTCCCGGCTGCGCGAGGGCCTGCAGAAGTGCCAAATTCTCAGTGGCGAAATCCAGTCCATGCTGACCGCCTCTTTTCGGCAGTTGAATGCTGAATTCAGCTTCTCGCTGCAGGCGCCCAAGGAGCCTGAGCTGGTCCGGTACGTCAACGACCTGGAACTGATACAGCGCAGCCACCTGCAATACCTGGGGGTGAGCAATATCCTGAAACTGTCGCAGGCCGAGTTTTCCGAGCGGCTGGTTCGGGCGCTGGCCACGCGCCTGCGGGTGGTGTACGAGTCCGCCTTGGGCGAAGTGGAACTCTGGAACAAGTCAGCAGCATCACAGCTGGACGCGCAGCTGCGCGAGCGGCGCCGCAATTTCGGGCGCAGGCTCGAAGCGATCGAGCGTATCCAGCAGGCAGCATCCGGCCTGGACGAGCGCATTGCCGAGATTGAGGACCAGGAGAATGTCCTCAATGAGCTCGACACCAAGCTCAAAGAGCTGACCGAGCATCTGATGGGCGGGCCTGCAACCCATCCCAAGGCAGAAGAGCCGGCGGTCGCCATGGAACAGGCGGCGATGAGCCAGGCAGCCTGA
- the mutY gene encoding A/G-specific adenine glycosylase, with translation MPSTLVGFSGEIVRWQATHGRNSLPWQNTRDPYRVWLSEIMLQQTQVATVLDYYARFLQHFPAVSDLAAASQDEVLALWSGLGYYSRARNLHRCAQDVMLLHAGQFPRTAEQLQTLPGIGRSTAAAIASFCFGERVAILDGNVKRVLTRVLGFSADLAQSANERALWDMATNLLPTQDLPDSMPRYTQGLMDLGATICAGRQPQCLLCPVQNLCGGRASGEPEKYPVKTRTLKRSSRALSLLWAQRPDGSVWLEKRPASGIWGGLYCLPVFDSEDALKDFLPPSVHGRLEPLPHFVHVLTHRDLHLAPWIAGFRAGQAMPKAMDAGARAGAWFGPAQWPGLGLPAPIRKLLLQDAPA, from the coding sequence GTGCCATCGACCCTGGTAGGGTTTTCCGGTGAAATCGTGCGCTGGCAGGCCACGCATGGGCGCAATAGCCTGCCCTGGCAAAACACGCGCGACCCCTACCGCGTGTGGCTGTCGGAGATCATGCTCCAGCAGACCCAGGTCGCGACCGTGCTCGACTACTACGCCCGGTTTTTGCAGCATTTCCCCGCAGTCAGCGACCTGGCCGCTGCCTCGCAGGATGAGGTGCTGGCCTTGTGGAGCGGCCTGGGCTACTACAGCCGGGCGCGCAACCTGCACCGGTGCGCACAGGACGTCATGCTGCTGCATGCGGGGCAGTTTCCGCGTACCGCCGAACAGCTTCAGACCTTGCCAGGTATAGGCCGTTCGACCGCAGCTGCCATTGCGTCATTCTGTTTTGGAGAGCGCGTCGCGATTCTGGATGGCAACGTCAAACGGGTGCTCACGCGGGTGCTCGGTTTTTCGGCGGATCTTGCGCAAAGCGCCAATGAACGTGCGCTGTGGGATATGGCGACCAACTTGTTGCCCACACAGGATTTGCCGGACAGCATGCCGCGTTACACGCAAGGGCTGATGGATCTGGGCGCCACGATTTGCGCTGGCCGGCAGCCGCAGTGCCTGCTGTGCCCGGTGCAGAATCTGTGCGGCGGCCGTGCGAGCGGTGAGCCCGAAAAATACCCCGTCAAGACGCGAACGCTCAAGCGCAGTTCGCGGGCGCTGAGCCTGCTATGGGCGCAGAGGCCGGACGGCTCGGTCTGGCTTGAAAAGCGCCCTGCGTCGGGCATCTGGGGCGGGCTGTATTGCCTGCCGGTTTTTGACAGCGAGGACGCGCTGAAGGATTTTTTGCCACCCAGCGTGCACGGCCGGCTGGAGCCTCTGCCGCATTTTGTTCATGTGCTGACGCACAGGGATTTGCATCTGGCCCCGTGGATCGCGGGCTTCCGGGCGGGCCAGGCCATGCCGAAAGCGATGGATGCGGGGGCGCGTGCCGGTGCGTGGTTTGGCCCGGCGCAATGGCCGGGTTTGGGCTTGCCTGCGCCCATCCGCAAACTGCTGCTGCAGGATGCACCGGCGTGA
- the rapZ gene encoding RNase adapter RapZ produces the protein MALEMVLITGMSGSGKSVALHALEDAGYYCVDNLPPELLTPFVALEHQHGPRKVAIAMDVRSATSLPLVPQQLRQLQAQGVTVQSLFLDANTETLVRRFSETRRLHPLSRGDTADQHRALVDAIELERELLGDMREQSHVLDTSMIRASQLQAYVKSLIAAPAPQLTLVFESFAFKRGVPLDADYVFDVRMLPNPHYEPDLRHLTGCDLAVADYLKAHAEVNDMFRDIEKFLDHWLQALVRDHRSYVTVAIGCTGGQHRSVYLVEKLAESFGRQWPTLKRHRELDAG, from the coding sequence ATGGCACTGGAAATGGTTCTCATCACCGGCATGTCGGGCTCGGGCAAGTCCGTGGCCCTGCACGCGCTGGAAGACGCCGGCTATTACTGCGTGGACAACCTGCCACCGGAACTGCTGACGCCCTTTGTGGCCCTTGAGCATCAGCACGGCCCCCGAAAAGTGGCCATTGCGATGGATGTGCGAAGTGCCACGTCATTACCGCTTGTTCCGCAGCAGCTGCGGCAGTTGCAGGCGCAGGGCGTGACTGTGCAATCCCTGTTTCTGGACGCCAACACCGAAACGCTGGTCCGGCGCTTTTCCGAGACCCGCCGGCTTCACCCGCTGTCGCGCGGCGATACGGCCGACCAGCACAGGGCGCTGGTCGATGCCATTGAGCTGGAGCGCGAGCTGCTGGGCGACATGCGCGAGCAATCCCACGTGCTGGACACCAGCATGATCCGCGCCTCGCAGTTGCAGGCCTACGTGAAGTCACTGATCGCGGCCCCGGCCCCCCAACTGACGCTGGTGTTTGAGTCATTTGCCTTCAAGCGCGGCGTGCCGCTGGATGCCGACTATGTCTTTGACGTGCGGATGCTCCCCAACCCGCATTACGAACCAGACCTTCGCCACCTCACAGGGTGCGACCTCGCCGTCGCCGATTACCTGAAGGCGCATGCAGAGGTGAATGACATGTTCAGGGATATCGAGAAGTTCCTTGATCACTGGTTGCAGGCCCTGGTGCGCGATCACCGCAGCTACGTCACGGTGGCCATTGGCTGCACCGGCGGCCAGCACCGCTCCGTTTACCTGGTGGAAAAGCTGGCCGAGTCGTTTGGCAGGCAGTGGCCCACCCTGAAACGGCACCGCGAACTGGATGCCGGCTGA